One Oryza brachyantha chromosome 3, ObraRS2, whole genome shotgun sequence DNA segment encodes these proteins:
- the LOC102714087 gene encoding pyruvate kinase isozyme A, chloroplastic-like: MATSANASALPYLVAAPAARRRGGHRIRALSAPAPVVEGAMDVVSEAELREKGFMGLRKTKLVCTVGPACVEALPALARGGMGVARVNLCHGGREWHRDVMREVRRLNEEEGFCVSLMVDTEGSQLLVADHGGAASVKAEDGSEWLFTSKRTDEAHPFTMHVNFDKFSEGILVGDELVIDGGMATFEVTEKVGNDLRCKCTDPGLLLPRAKLSFWRNGKLVERNFGLPTLSAKDWADIEFGISEGVDCIALSFVKDANDIKYLKTYLSRKSLEHIKIFAKVESLESLKNLKDIIEASDGVMVARGDLGVQIPLEQIPAIQEAIVELCRQLNKPVIVASQLLESMVEYPTPTRAEVADVSEAVRQYADAVMLSAESAIGAYPQKALAVLRAASERMESWSREESMQKLLPQHQLAIALPDRISEQICTSAAEMANNLAVDAIFVYTNYGHMASLLSRNRPNPPIFAFTDNANSRKSMNLYWGVIPLQLPLSDSMEDNFKRTIKLMKSKGSVKSGDTVLVVADSDLNRPCAATSVFQSIQVRIVD, translated from the exons ATGGCCACCTCCGCCAACGCCAGCGCCTTGCCTtacctcgtcgccgcccccgcggcgcgccggcgcgggggCCACCGGATCCGGGCtttgtcggcgccggcgccggtggtggAGGGGGCGATGGACGTGGTGTCGGAGGCCGAGCTGCGGGAGAAGGGGTTCATGGGCCTGCGGAAGACGAAGCTGGTGTGCACGGTGGGGCCCGCGTGCGTGGAGGCGCTCCCGGCGCTGGCGCGCGGCGGGATGGGCGTGGCGCGGGTCAACCTGTGCCACGGCGGCCGCGAGTGGCACCGGGACGTGATGCGCGAGGTGCGGCGGCTCAACGAGGAGGAAGGGTTCTGCGTCTCCCTGATGGTTGACACCGAGGGCTCtcagctcctcgtcgccgaccacggcggcgccgcctccgtcaAGGCCGAG GATGGCTCTGAGTGGTTATTTACAAGTAAAAGAACCGACGAAGCTCATCCATTCACAATGCATGTTAACTTTGATAAGTTTTCTGAAG GCATTCTAGTTGGTGACGAGCTTGTAATTGATGGTGGAATGGCAACATTTGAAGTTACTGAGAAGGTCGGAAATGACTTGCGCTGTAAATGCACTGACCCAGGTTTGCTTCTTCCCCGAGCCAAATTGTCATTCTGGAGGAATGGAAAATTAGTTGAAAGGAACTTTGGGCTTCCTACACTGTCAGCAAAG GACTGGGCTGACATTGAATTTGGGATATCTGAAGGAGTTGATTGCATTGCCCTTTCATTTGTAAAAGATGCTAATGACATCAAGTACCTCAAGACTTACCTCTCCAGAAAATCATTAGA ACACATCAAAATATTCGCAAAGGTTGAGAGTCTAGAATCTCTCAAGAACTTGAAAGACATCATAGAGGCATCTGATGGAGTTATGGTAGCTCGTGGTGATCTTGGAGTTCAGATTCCTCTAGAACAAATCCCAGCCATCCAAGAAGCGATTGTTGAACTTTGTCGACAGTTGAACAAACCAGTGATAGTTGCTTCTCAGCTTCTCGAATCAATGGTCGAATATCCAACACCAACTCGTGCAGAG GTGGCAGATGTTTCTGAAGCAGTGCGGCAATATGCCGATGCTGTAATGTTATCGGCGGAGTCAGCTATAGGTGCATATCCCCAGAAAGCTCTAGCCGTCCTCCGTGCCGCAAGTGAGAGGATGGAATCATGGAGCCGCGAAGAAAGCATGCAGAAACTTCTTCCGCAACATCAACTTGCGATAGCTTTGCCTGATAGGATCTCAGAGCAAATTTGCACCAGTGCTGCCGAAATGG CAAACAACCTTGCGGTGGATGCCATCTTTGTTTACACGAACTATGGCCACATGGCATCGCTTTTATCGCGAAATCGCCCCAACCCTCCCATTTTTGCTTTCACTGATAATGCCAACTCAAGAAAGAGCATGAACCTCTACTGGGGAGTAATTCCACTCCAGCTACCACTGTCAGATAGCATGGAGGATAACTTCAAGCGAACCATCAAGCTTATGAAGTCGAAGGGTTCAGTGAAATCTGGAGACACAGTCTtggtcgtcgccgactccGATCTGAATCGACCCTGTGCTGCTACCTCAGTTTTCCAATCCATTCAAGTTCGAATAGTGGACTAG
- the LOC102708976 gene encoding uncharacterized protein LOC102708976 — protein MATATARSPSPAGPGARPGCAAVRRSADSRPASPCDSPLRSSAVCRNAASPRASWCAEKENSDQRGDAAAARTPKPAARPVVGGGAKNFMAPTISAASKASPRKKVLGERNEQQLHPVASSSPVKPMGAPPASEAAGAPRRLRLSFDGAAPPASTPVAVTGSRHSVGGDERKMVENPPCKIHHHAAVSDDAASLETEAEAEPYQAGAAAAYDPKTNYLSPRPRFLHYKPNPRIEQYRQGSTGVRRLEDGFASESSEETITTTSTTSEEEEELTEEEQGQAQLLYELGDDTAVPAADACALPLDPASDSPRARVLTPDSATRSRVDAPETESSARSVQAPPKKRSSLRLLVAPLALVLFMSAALICVPPPLDSPVMPRTSLSKVSDFLSVQELHPVEFAAWLKQWSSSSLNLVTSYWESLVWSQEQEFFGPHFAANLSAAAASADEGVDIYCNFVEARPVLMEDIGVSAFEQDLQIQEAVSASESELISEINYGEHDANPGTSVIEEGNENVDGFLADLEMPKEDAGMSEEVPGSNGEEMASFSQNLEPSEPTTGEAEPLENIESNEPSLEQGVQTDNSEGDRADGGEEHPPAYHGANSEFGMWPGYLDKISKPAAIGVALAAIVVPAALAFLLMRKRQTQVCASADAPPAEQAEQIVEALSGSGSSEGHLRVKGSQHQTPVADEPERFGGSGASMYSSSLSSGHGRRRNVKEDETMSTDPVSRRDSAAYSTSSYGSFTTYEKIPAKKRNKEDEAMTPVRRSSRLRNQVKSPEA, from the exons ATGgctacggcgacggcgaggtctcCGTCCCCGGCGGGACCCGGTGCGAggcccggctgcgccgccgtcAGGAGGAGCGCCGACTCCAGGCCCGCCTCCCCCTGCG ATTCGCCGCTGAGGAGCTCCGCCGTCTGCAGAaacgccgcctcgccgcgggcGTCGTGGTGCGCGGAGAAGGAGAACAGTGACCAGCGtggggacgcggcggcggcgaggacgcccaagcccgccgcccgccccgtcgtcggtggcggcgcgaaGAACTTCATGGCACCCACGATCTCGGCCGCGTCCAAGGCCTCGCCGAGGAAGAAGGTGCTCGGAGAGCGCAACGAGCAGCAGCTCCACCCGGTGGCCTCGTCCTCCCCCGTCAAGCCCATGggagcgccgccggcgtccgaGGCGGCGGGCGCTCCGCGGCGCCTGCGGCTCTCGTTCGATGGGGCTGCTCCTCCCGCGTCCACGCCTGTTGCCGTGACCGGCTCCAGGCACTCGGTCGGCGGGGACGAGCGGAAGATGGTGGAGAACCCCCCGTGCAAGATCCACCACCACGCGGCGGTCTCCGATGATGCTGCTTCGCTGgagacggaggcggaggcggagcccTATCAGGctggagcggcggcagcgtaTGATCCCAAGACGAACTACCTGTCGCCGAGGCCTCGGTTTCTGCACTACAAGCCCAACCCCCGCATCGAGCAGTACCGGCAAGGCAGCACCGGCGTGAGGCGCCTAGAGGACGGCTTCGCCTCCGAGAGCAGCGAGGAAACCATCAcaaccacctccaccacctcggaggaggaggaggagcttaCAGAGGAAGAACAAGGCCAAGCGCAGCTGTTGTATGAGCTCGGAGACGACACCGCTGTTCCCGCGGCTGATGCTTGCGCCCTGCCGCTGGACCCTGCGTCGGATTCGCCACGGGCTCGCGTGCTGACGCCAGATTCAGCGACGCGCTCTCGTGTCGATGCACCGGAGACGGAGTCTTCGGCGAGATCTGTGCAAGCTCCTCCCAAGAAGAGATCTTCGCTGAGGTTACTGGTCGCTCCCCTTGCTTTGGTTCTGTTCATGTCTGCTGCTCTCATCTGCGTGCCGCCGCCACTGGATTCTCCGGTCATGCCGAGAACCTCCTTGTCGAAGGTGTCAGACTTTCTGTCAGTTCAAGAATTGCATCCTGTGGAGTTTGCTGCTTGGCTGAAGCAATGGTCAAGCAGTTCGTTGAATTTGGTCACATCCTACTGGGAATCTCTTGTTTGGTCTCAAGAGCAAGAGTTCTTTGGTCCGCACTTCGCAGCCAATTtgagtgctgctgctgcaagtgCAGATGAGGGTGTTGATATCTACTGCAACTTTGTTGAAGCAAGGCCAGTCCTGATGGAAGATATTGGTGTTAGTGCCTTCGAGCAAGATTTGCAAATCCAGGAGGCTGTTTCAGCAAGTGAGTCTGAGTTGATTTCAGAAATCAATTATGGTGAGCACGATGCTAACCCTGGAACAAGTGTCATAGAGGAGGGAAATGAGAATGTTGATGGCTTCTTAGCAGATCTTGAGATGCCAAAAGAAGATGCTGGGATGTCAGAAGAAGTTCCAGGTAGCAATGGTGAAGAAATGGCATCCTTTAGCCAGAATCTGGAGCCCTCTGAACCTACTACAGGAGAAGCTGAGCCACTAGAGAACATTGAAAGTAACGAGCCTTCCTTGGAGCAGGGCGTTCAGACTGATAATTCAGAGGGTGATCGTGCTGATGGTGGAGAGGAGCACCCACCGGCCTATCACGGAGCGAACTCGGAATTTGGGATGTGGCCAGGCTACCTCGACAAGATCTCAAAGCCTGCTGCAATTGGCGTTGCTCTCGCTGCTATTGTTGTTCCAGCTGCTCTGGCCTTCCTTCTCATGAGGAAGAGGCAAACTCAGGTTTGCGCCAGCGCTGATGCACCACCAGCTGAGCAAGCTGAACAGATTGTTGAGGCCCTATCTGGCTCAGGGAGCAGCGAGGGTCATCTTCGTGTGAAGGGTTCACAGCATCAGACTCCTGTGGCAGATGAGCCTGAGAGATTTGGCGGTTCTGGCGCTTCCATGTACAGCAGCAGCTTGTCTTCTGGCCATGGCAGGAGGAGGAATGTCAAGGAGGATGAGACTATGAGCACCGATCCAGTGTCTAGGAGGGACTCTGCGGCGTATTCCACATCATCCTATGGTAGTTTCACCACCTATGAGAAGATCCCTGCCAAGAAG AGAAACAAGGAGGATGAGGCGATGACCCCAGTCCGGCGTTCCAGCAGGTTGAGGAATCAAGTTAAATCACCGGAGGCCTAA